A window from Neobacillus sp. PS3-40 encodes these proteins:
- a CDS encoding recombinase family protein, whose product MIGIYIRVSTQNQVNEGYSLEAQEDLCMKRASELGHSKSQVRVYREEGRSGEDIDRPMMNQLREDTANGIITTVIITDPDRLTRDLTDKLIVCKEWDRQYVDIIFIDTEYQNTPEGQMFFNMRSVFAQFELAQIRKRTIRGRLRAVEKDKKIMPMRTAPYGYDYKDGKLLINIQEAEFVKKIYDWYLIGLTLREIGGKLFNEGAVPKRKESKNFGASSISRILTSEIYIGKYVYNKRETKKAWGERTASGNQRKTYKLRDEANWIRVDVPAIIDEKTYILAQNKRVNNKRKGGNIKFDYLFRGMIRCKHCGRIWECTTYNGRKDKTTGEMKKYAVYRCPNLNPKRYGDGIEKCKSQSIRIDLLEKYIMDLIYRTLSNKEMFKQVIKNQLLVTDDTLDDEILELEKQLKRKIDERDRIKRMYVVAQVITEEEMLKDMKKINPEIKKITDDIDKLNRKKENQVSNQITDEYIDLIIRNIEKMFENEDMMFKDKRQLMELLIDEITIDGRSEKIGITIQGLLDDIALWSHCQEV is encoded by the coding sequence ATGATAGGTATTTATATTCGAGTAAGTACCCAAAACCAAGTAAATGAAGGATATAGCCTAGAAGCCCAGGAAGATCTTTGTATGAAGCGAGCAAGTGAACTTGGGCATTCAAAATCACAAGTTAGAGTTTATCGCGAGGAAGGGCGAAGCGGTGAAGATATTGATCGTCCAATGATGAATCAATTACGTGAGGATACGGCAAATGGAATTATTACAACTGTCATTATCACCGACCCAGACCGATTAACAAGAGATTTAACAGATAAGCTTATTGTCTGCAAAGAATGGGATAGACAATACGTAGATATCATATTTATTGATACCGAATACCAAAATACTCCTGAAGGGCAAATGTTTTTTAATATGCGTTCAGTGTTCGCTCAGTTTGAGTTAGCTCAAATCCGTAAACGAACAATCCGTGGTAGACTTCGTGCAGTTGAAAAAGATAAAAAGATAATGCCAATGCGAACAGCTCCATACGGATATGATTATAAAGATGGAAAACTTTTAATAAACATTCAGGAAGCTGAGTTTGTAAAGAAAATATACGATTGGTATCTTATTGGCTTAACGCTTCGAGAAATAGGGGGTAAGCTGTTTAATGAGGGGGCTGTTCCTAAACGTAAGGAAAGTAAGAACTTTGGTGCGTCGTCAATTAGCAGAATCCTAACTTCAGAAATATATATCGGGAAGTATGTATATAACAAACGAGAAACTAAAAAAGCATGGGGCGAAAGAACTGCTTCAGGAAACCAAAGAAAAACATATAAACTTCGTGATGAGGCCAATTGGATTAGAGTTGATGTTCCTGCTATTATCGACGAAAAAACATATATTCTTGCTCAAAATAAAAGAGTAAATAATAAAAGAAAAGGAGGAAATATAAAATTTGATTATTTATTTAGAGGCATGATTCGCTGTAAACACTGTGGACGTATTTGGGAATGTACAACATATAACGGTCGAAAGGATAAAACGACAGGTGAAATGAAGAAATATGCTGTATACAGATGTCCAAATTTAAATCCAAAACGTTATGGCGATGGAATAGAAAAATGTAAATCGCAAAGTATCCGCATTGACTTGTTAGAAAAATATATTATGGATTTAATATATAGGACATTAAGCAACAAAGAAATGTTTAAACAAGTAATTAAGAATCAGCTGCTTGTTACAGACGATACACTGGATGATGAAATATTAGAACTCGAGAAACAGCTCAAACGGAAGATTGATGAGCGGGATCGTATCAAACGGATGTATGTTGTGGCACAAGTCATTACTGAAGAAGAAATGCTTAAAGATATGAAAAAGATTAACCCTGAGATAAAAAAAATAACTGATGATATAGATAAATTAAATAGAAAAAAAGAGAATCAGGTATCCAATCAAATAACCGATGAATATATTGATTTAATTATTAGGAATATAGAGAAAATGTTTGAGAACGAAGATATGATGTTCAAGGATAAACGCCAATTGATGGAATTACTAATTGATGAAATTACGATTGATGGTAGGAGCGAGAAGATCGGAATCACAATACAAGGACTTCTTGACGACATTGCTTTGTGGTCACATTGTCAAGAAGTTTGA
- a CDS encoding response regulator transcription factor, translating into MKKILLVDDEMRMLDLLALYLNPKGYHCQKATSALDAIHYLESDKVDIILLDVMMPKMDGWEACQEIRKRWDIPIIMLTARSEKMDVVKGLKLGADDYISKPFDEEELIARIEAILRRKEGNNNRIEFNGLILNQDSYELLYNETHVPLTPKEFSLLGLFLQNRNKVFTREHLLTSIWGYAVSTEDRTIDSHVRNLRDKLRKIGYPIDDHLSTVWGLGYKWLDKES; encoded by the coding sequence TTGAAAAAAATTCTGTTGGTTGATGATGAAATGAGAATGTTAGATTTATTGGCACTTTATTTAAATCCAAAAGGATACCATTGTCAAAAAGCCACTTCAGCACTAGATGCAATTCATTACTTAGAATCTGATAAAGTAGACATTATTTTATTAGATGTTATGATGCCAAAAATGGATGGATGGGAAGCATGCCAAGAAATCCGCAAGCGCTGGGATATTCCAATTATCATGTTAACAGCACGATCTGAAAAAATGGATGTTGTAAAAGGGCTAAAACTTGGAGCAGATGATTATATCTCAAAACCATTTGATGAAGAAGAATTAATCGCTAGAATTGAAGCAATCTTACGAAGAAAAGAAGGAAATAATAACAGAATAGAATTTAATGGGCTTATTTTAAATCAGGATTCCTATGAACTTTTATACAATGAAACACATGTCCCATTAACACCAAAGGAATTTTCATTATTAGGTCTTTTTCTACAAAATCGAAATAAAGTTTTTACTCGCGAGCATTTATTAACTTCAATCTGGGGATATGCTGTATCTACTGAGGATCGTACAATCGATTCACATGTAAGGAATCTAAGAGATAAATTACGAAAAATAGGGTATCCCATAGATGATCACTTATCTACGGTATGGGGTTTGGGATATAAGTGGTTAGATAAGGAATCATAA
- a CDS encoding M3 family oligoendopeptidase, with protein MATYSDVWNLEVFFNGGSDSAEFAEHLIKTAELIESFQTKLNNWKSANSPKVSQYIYDLIANFEQTAKKLRQAGAFVGCLQAQNTDDKKVSSLKSKVTSLSAAFQTALSTFDDLLISIDDNSWLKLLEDSALNELSFVLTERRERAQDKLSKEEEALINTLGIDGYHSWGQLYDLIVGKIKIPFIENGEEKQLSVGQAFNKFSSPDRDVRKSIFEKWENAWSEQADYLTKTLNHLSGFRLSVYEKRGWQDVLKEPLTISRMKKETLEAMWKVISENKQPLINYLNRKAELLGIEKLSWFDLDAPLSKVETKISYQEGAEFMLNNFSQFGDKLASFARRAFEDEWIEGEDRPGKAPGGFCTFFPESNQSRIFMTYSGTPSNVSTLAHELGHGFHTFAMKGLHHLNRNYAMNVAETASTFAEMIVSDASVKNAKTDEEKLALLDDKIQRTVALLMNIHARFLFETRFYEERKHGSVSTETLNELMLAAQKEAYGDALEEYHPLFWASKLHFFITGVPFYNFPYTFGYLFSLGIYSLALKEGKDYEEKYIALLRDTAQMTVEDLAKKHLDVDLTQKDFWERAVQLCIDDIDEFLDLTK; from the coding sequence ATGGCTACTTATTCAGATGTCTGGAATCTTGAAGTTTTTTTTAACGGTGGAAGTGATTCTGCCGAATTTGCAGAGCACCTCATTAAAACAGCAGAACTTATTGAAAGCTTCCAAACAAAATTAAATAACTGGAAGTCAGCTAATTCACCAAAAGTGAGTCAGTACATATATGATCTGATTGCTAACTTTGAACAGACAGCAAAAAAACTGCGCCAAGCAGGAGCTTTTGTTGGTTGTCTTCAAGCACAGAATACTGATGATAAGAAAGTAAGCAGCCTCAAATCTAAGGTAACCAGTCTAAGTGCTGCCTTTCAGACAGCACTTTCAACGTTTGATGATCTATTAATCTCGATTGATGATAATAGTTGGTTAAAGTTATTAGAAGATTCCGCTTTAAATGAACTATCGTTTGTTTTAACGGAACGGCGTGAACGGGCTCAGGATAAATTATCTAAAGAAGAGGAAGCTCTGATCAATACCCTTGGTATCGATGGTTATCATAGTTGGGGCCAACTGTATGATTTGATTGTAGGAAAAATAAAAATACCTTTTATCGAAAATGGTGAAGAAAAACAACTTTCTGTTGGTCAAGCTTTTAATAAATTTTCAAGTCCAGATCGTGATGTACGAAAATCAATTTTTGAAAAATGGGAAAATGCCTGGAGTGAACAGGCTGATTACTTAACAAAAACATTGAACCATCTTTCTGGATTCCGCCTAAGTGTTTATGAAAAAAGAGGTTGGCAAGACGTCCTAAAGGAACCACTTACCATTAGTAGAATGAAAAAAGAAACATTAGAAGCGATGTGGAAGGTTATTTCTGAAAATAAACAACCGCTTATAAACTATTTAAATCGTAAAGCGGAACTTCTTGGAATCGAAAAGCTGAGCTGGTTTGATTTGGATGCTCCGTTAAGTAAAGTTGAAACAAAAATTTCGTACCAAGAGGGTGCCGAATTTATGTTAAATAATTTTTCCCAATTCGGTGACAAACTGGCTTCTTTTGCAAGGAGAGCTTTTGAAGATGAATGGATCGAGGGTGAGGATCGACCTGGAAAAGCACCTGGTGGCTTTTGTACATTTTTCCCCGAGAGTAATCAATCACGTATTTTTATGACTTATTCAGGTACACCTTCTAATGTTTCGACACTTGCTCATGAACTTGGCCATGGTTTCCATACTTTTGCGATGAAAGGTCTTCATCATCTTAACCGTAACTATGCCATGAATGTTGCCGAAACCGCGTCAACCTTTGCGGAAATGATTGTGTCAGATGCATCTGTGAAAAATGCAAAGACTGATGAAGAGAAATTAGCATTACTTGATGATAAAATCCAAAGAACTGTAGCACTATTAATGAACATACATGCACGTTTCCTATTTGAAACGCGCTTTTACGAAGAACGAAAGCATGGATCAGTGTCGACAGAAACACTCAATGAATTAATGCTAGCTGCGCAAAAAGAGGCATATGGGGATGCGTTAGAGGAATATCATCCATTGTTTTGGGCTTCCAAGCTTCATTTCTTTATAACGGGAGTTCCTTTCTATAATTTCCCCTACACATTTGGTTACTTGTTTTCACTTGGCATCTATTCGCTAGCCCTTAAGGAAGGTAAAGATTATGAAGAGAAATACATTGCATTACTAAGAGATACCGCCCAAATGACAGTTGAGGATCTAGCAAAAAAACATTTAGATGTCGATTTAACCCAAAAAGATTTCTGGGAAAGAGCAGTCCAATTATGCATTGATGATATTGATGAGTTTCTTGATTTAACTAAATAA
- a CDS encoding YrzI family small protein encodes MTLNILFFTVTIKKREINHENIANQEMVEKLYDEYKDRQISMYRFM; translated from the coding sequence ATGACTCTAAATATTTTATTTTTCACGGTTACGATCAAAAAACGTGAAATTAACCATGAAAATATAGCAAATCAAGAAATGGTTGAAAAACTTTATGACGAATATAAGGATCGGCAGATTTCTATGTATCGTTTTATGTAA
- a CDS encoding YrhC family protein: MESKAKHLYEKMIDFKRFATIMLAVGVFFYLGIIIPSATTSMMDLNIMILASMSFLALSILFFTKSKHFRLKLTELEEGQEYLMKK, from the coding sequence ATGGAAAGCAAAGCAAAGCATCTTTATGAAAAAATGATTGATTTTAAGCGTTTCGCCACTATCATGTTAGCTGTAGGTGTGTTTTTTTACTTAGGTATTATTATTCCATCTGCTACAACTAGTATGATGGATTTAAATATTATGATTCTTGCATCGATGTCCTTCCTAGCACTGTCAATATTATTTTTTACTAAATCAAAACATTTTCGACTTAAGCTGACCGAGCTCGAAGAAGGTCAAGAATATTTAATGAAAAAATAA
- a CDS encoding bifunctional cystathionine gamma-lyase/homocysteine desulfhydrase: MKRKTRLIHGGINSDPLTGAVSVPIYQVSTYKQNGIGGHKGFEYSRTGNPTRHALEELIKDIEGGYAGFAFGSGMAAITAIMMMFNSGDHVILTDDVYGGTYRVITKVLNRFGLEATFVDTSNLENIKSEIRTNTKAVYLETPTNPLLKITDIEAASTIAKDHGLLTIVDNTFATPYWQNPIDNGADIVLHSATKYIGGHSDVVAGLVVVNNEKLSKDLHFVQNSTGGVLGPQDSWLLMRGIKTLGVRMEEHEANTAAIVEFLQSHPGVKKVYYPGIETHPNHEIAKKQTRGFGGMVSFDVGSEEKTTELLSKVKYFTLAESLGAVESLISVPSKMTHASIPKERRDELGITDGLVRISVGLEDVLDLIEDLKQALE, encoded by the coding sequence GTGAAAAGAAAAACAAGATTAATTCACGGTGGAATAAATAGTGATCCGCTAACAGGTGCTGTGTCTGTTCCAATCTATCAAGTTAGCACATATAAACAAAACGGAATTGGTGGGCATAAGGGTTTTGAATATTCTAGAACAGGAAATCCTACAAGGCACGCACTCGAAGAGCTTATTAAAGATATTGAAGGCGGTTATGCAGGATTTGCCTTTGGTTCTGGGATGGCGGCAATTACAGCTATTATGATGATGTTCAACAGTGGGGATCATGTTATTTTAACAGATGATGTCTATGGTGGTACGTATCGTGTTATTACGAAGGTATTGAATCGTTTTGGCCTTGAGGCAACTTTTGTTGATACAAGCAATTTAGAAAATATTAAAAGTGAGATTCGTACAAATACAAAAGCTGTTTATTTAGAAACTCCAACAAACCCACTCCTAAAAATTACTGATATTGAAGCAGCATCCACAATTGCAAAAGATCATGGGCTGCTAACTATTGTCGATAATACTTTTGCTACTCCTTATTGGCAAAACCCGATTGATAATGGTGCTGATATTGTATTACACAGTGCAACAAAGTATATTGGTGGTCATAGTGACGTTGTAGCAGGTCTTGTAGTGGTGAATAATGAGAAGCTTTCAAAGGATCTTCATTTTGTTCAAAACTCAACAGGGGGCGTCCTAGGCCCTCAGGACTCATGGCTTTTAATGCGTGGAATAAAAACATTAGGTGTGCGCATGGAGGAACATGAAGCAAATACAGCTGCGATTGTTGAGTTTTTACAAAGCCATCCTGGCGTGAAAAAAGTGTACTACCCTGGAATTGAAACACATCCAAATCATGAAATTGCTAAAAAGCAGACAAGAGGATTCGGTGGGATGGTTTCGTTTGATGTTGGCAGTGAAGAGAAGACCACTGAGCTTTTAAGCAAAGTAAAGTATTTTACACTTGCTGAAAGTTTAGGGGCTGTAGAAAGTTTAATTTCTGTTCCATCTAAAATGACTCATGCTTCTATTCCAAAAGAACGTAGAGATGAACTAGGTATAACCGATGGTTTGGTCCGAATCTCAGTGGGTCTTGAGGATGTTCTGGATTTGATTGAGGATTTAAAACAGGCATTAGAATAA
- a CDS encoding cysteine synthase family protein has protein sequence MKVYKNVHELIGHTPIVEISQFPLPTGVRIFAKLEFMNPGGSVKDRLGLELLREAFKSGKLQPGGTVIEPTAGNTGIGLALAAINMGVQAILCVPEKFSTEKQELMKALGAKVVHTPTGKGMKGAIEKAAELIQEIPGSYCPQQFANPANPETYSKTLGPEIWDQMDGKVDLFVAGAGTGGTFMGTAKYLKGQNKAIKTVIVEPEGSILNGGKSGSHKTEGIGMEFLPGFMDPTYFNAIHTISDEAAFKRVKNLAAKEGLLVGSSSGAAFEAALIEANTAKSGTNIVVIFPDGSERYLSKKIYEGGI, from the coding sequence ATGAAGGTTTATAAAAATGTCCATGAATTGATCGGTCATACACCAATTGTTGAAATATCACAGTTCCCATTGCCAACAGGTGTTCGAATTTTTGCCAAGCTTGAGTTTATGAACCCTGGTGGAAGTGTTAAGGATCGACTTGGACTAGAACTTTTGCGAGAAGCATTTAAGAGTGGGAAACTACAGCCTGGGGGAACGGTAATTGAACCAACAGCAGGAAATACTGGAATTGGCTTAGCCCTTGCGGCAATTAATATGGGTGTCCAGGCGATTTTATGTGTTCCAGAAAAGTTCAGTACCGAAAAACAGGAATTAATGAAAGCTCTTGGTGCAAAGGTTGTTCATACTCCAACAGGAAAAGGAATGAAGGGAGCAATCGAAAAGGCTGCAGAGTTAATACAAGAAATACCAGGCTCCTATTGTCCACAGCAATTTGCTAATCCAGCTAATCCTGAAACTTATTCAAAGACGCTTGGTCCTGAAATTTGGGATCAAATGGATGGAAAGGTTGATTTATTTGTAGCGGGGGCAGGAACTGGCGGCACCTTTATGGGTACAGCAAAATATTTAAAGGGTCAAAACAAAGCTATAAAAACAGTAATTGTAGAGCCAGAGGGCTCCATCTTAAATGGTGGTAAATCTGGATCACATAAAACGGAGGGCATTGGCATGGAATTCCTACCTGGCTTTATGGATCCAACTTATTTCAATGCCATCCATACTATTTCTGATGAAGCTGCTTTCAAGCGTGTTAAGAATTTGGCTGCAAAAGAGGGACTTCTGGTTGGGAGTTCTTCTGGTGCAGCATTTGAAGCAGCACTTATTGAAGCAAACACTGCAAAATCGGGCACAAATATCGTTGTTATTTTTCCAGATGGAAGTGAACGATATTTAAGCAAAAAAATTTATGAAGGAGGGATTTAA
- the mtnN gene encoding 5'-methylthioadenosine/S-adenosylhomocysteine nucleosidase, whose translation MKIAIIGAMEEEVTLLRESIEDSRQEIVAGCEFTFGKMHGSDVILLRSGIGKVNAAMSTTILLEKYKPDCIINTGSAGGFNPLLNVGDAVISSEVRHHDVDVTAFGYEYGQVPQLPAAFLADEKLVAIAEAAAKEIEEIQIVKGVIATGDSFMNDPERVNFVRTKFENLQAVEMEAAAIAQVAYLFNVPFVIIRSLSDIAGKESGVSFDQFLDKAALHSATLVMKMVEAL comes from the coding sequence ATGAAAATAGCTATAATCGGAGCAATGGAAGAAGAAGTAACATTATTACGAGAAAGCATTGAGGATTCAAGGCAAGAAATAGTGGCAGGATGTGAATTTACGTTTGGAAAAATGCATGGATCAGATGTGATCTTGCTTCGGTCTGGAATAGGTAAAGTGAACGCGGCAATGTCAACTACGATTCTCCTTGAAAAGTATAAACCCGATTGCATTATCAATACGGGATCTGCAGGTGGCTTTAATCCTTTGTTAAATGTTGGTGATGCAGTTATTTCATCCGAAGTTCGCCATCATGATGTTGATGTAACAGCATTTGGATATGAATACGGTCAAGTGCCTCAGCTTCCTGCAGCATTTTTAGCAGATGAAAAACTGGTAGCCATTGCAGAAGCAGCAGCAAAAGAAATAGAAGAAATTCAAATTGTTAAAGGGGTCATTGCAACTGGGGATTCTTTTATGAATGATCCTGAAAGAGTAAATTTTGTACGTACGAAATTTGAAAATTTGCAGGCAGTTGAAATGGAAGCTGCCGCTATTGCACAGGTTGCTTACCTATTCAATGTTCCATTTGTTATTATTCGATCCCTTTCTGATATTGCCGGAAAAGAGTCTGGTGTTTCGTTTGATCAGTTTTTAGATAAGGCGGCACTTCATTCTGCAACCTTGGTTATGAAAATGGTCGAAGCCCTTTAG
- a CDS encoding methyltransferase domain-containing protein: MGREFLELFEQWADSYDETVIGQDIEYREVFLNYEKILESVASRSFGHVIEFGVGTGNLTKKLKERGLKITGIEPSPSMREIAKEKLGESIVILDGDFLHFPEFKNVDTYVSTYAFHHLTDAEKALAIAYYGSTLSIGGKIVFADTMYGSEEEYNNAINEAKEKRFYNLAKDLETEYYTTIPILKKILEENNFIVSFTRYNDFVWLMEGVKI, encoded by the coding sequence ATGGGAAGAGAGTTTCTTGAACTATTTGAGCAATGGGCAGATTCATATGACGAAACCGTTATTGGTCAGGATATTGAATATAGAGAAGTCTTTTTAAATTATGAAAAAATCCTTGAAAGTGTTGCATCTCGGTCTTTTGGACATGTTATCGAATTTGGCGTTGGAACAGGAAACTTAACCAAAAAGCTTAAAGAACGCGGTTTAAAGATAACAGGGATTGAGCCTTCTCCTTCAATGCGGGAGATTGCAAAAGAAAAACTAGGTGAGAGCATTGTGATTTTAGACGGTGATTTTCTTCATTTTCCAGAGTTTAAAAATGTGGACACGTATGTTAGTACTTATGCCTTCCATCATTTAACCGATGCTGAAAAAGCTTTAGCTATTGCATATTATGGCAGCACCCTCTCAATTGGTGGTAAAATAGTCTTTGCGGATACCATGTATGGATCCGAGGAAGAGTATAATAATGCAATTAATGAAGCAAAAGAAAAACGCTTTTATAACCTAGCGAAGGACTTAGAGACGGAATATTATACGACCATTCCTATATTGAAAAAGATCCTAGAGGAAAATAATTTTATCGTTTCTTTTACACGCTATAATGACTTTGTCTGGTTAATGGAAGGCGTAAAAATTTAA
- a CDS encoding YrzA family protein — MNFHLDLIEDKIEFFEANSLKNLEKKISEQIDINRAILLTVYSVTHQMLLTDNGQPYYSAVVHFKLKK; from the coding sequence ATGAATTTCCATTTAGATCTAATCGAAGATAAAATTGAGTTTTTTGAAGCAAATTCTTTAAAAAATCTTGAAAAAAAGATTTCAGAACAAATTGACATTAACAGGGCAATTTTACTTACGGTCTATTCTGTAACACATCAAATGCTCTTAACAGATAACGGGCAACCTTATTATTCGGCTGTCGTTCATTTTAAATTAAAAAAATAG
- a CDS encoding DUF1510 family protein — MNNDFHSSSRSGYRAKRKKTNIILNGLIVFVLLLIAFVAYTIFSSDNDNASPKKDVQKTEAKQPVHKDKGNKEDQETASSDSQDSTALDDSQQSDETGSDDSSTIENADESQAVTTEGGDTPEVQKTVENPDWKPVGTAQTGEHAPVYSSDSTDWQEMLNAISYATGLDQSNMTVWFLGRDKSTSNGSVGTVSSKDKTQKYRVYIQWEDGQGWKPTKVEELSKVDNEN, encoded by the coding sequence TTGAATAATGATTTTCATTCCAGTTCGCGTTCGGGTTACAGGGCAAAAAGAAAGAAAACAAATATTATTTTAAATGGTCTTATCGTGTTTGTTCTCTTATTAATTGCTTTTGTCGCATACACTATTTTTTCGTCTGATAATGATAATGCATCACCAAAAAAAGATGTACAAAAAACAGAAGCGAAACAGCCCGTACATAAAGATAAAGGTAATAAGGAGGATCAAGAGACTGCATCATCTGACAGTCAAGATTCAACTGCTTTGGATGATAGTCAACAAAGTGATGAAACAGGATCAGATGATTCGTCAACCATTGAAAATGCGGATGAATCACAAGCGGTTACAACAGAGGGCGGTGATACTCCTGAAGTCCAAAAAACAGTTGAGAATCCTGATTGGAAGCCAGTTGGGACTGCACAAACAGGCGAGCATGCCCCTGTATATAGTTCAGATTCAACAGATTGGCAAGAAATGTTAAATGCCATTTCCTATGCAACTGGTTTAGATCAAAGTAATATGACTGTATGGTTTTTAGGAAGGGATAAAAGCACTTCAAATGGTTCTGTTGGGACTGTGTCCTCGAAAGACAAAACACAAAAGTACCGTGTTTATATTCAATGGGAAGATGGCCAAGGCTGGAAACCGACAAAGGTTGAAGAACTTTCCAAAGTCGATAATGAAAATTGA
- a CDS encoding penicillin-binding transpeptidase domain-containing protein produces the protein MWKRRARGWLFICIICLSLLLGRLMEIQIFSTTTFSKHNINLFEQSVKQRSQELVVDNGRGNFLDRNGEGLTHKKASVLVLFPFLKNMKWDIGKVAKITGFSEQLVKVAVDKAKKPFALGEPNPFELTTSQMEQLNALKIPGVFAIEKNMERSHIPSEQLLGLIGENSRLLNKRYPNKKLSDKTLIGVSGLEASFDEFLLPEGKSKLIYHVDGDGAPLFGVNVRYVDPANPFYPANVRTTIDRNIQERAEDLVDRYKIQKGGLVLLNLQDNSILAMVSRPKIDKRNPYSGIGMTNEMLNQQIMGSVFKTVVAAAAIDHNLDGVSRRFDCSKKINGKPELKYNYGMLDFTDSFARSCNHTFGQLAQELSDIDPELLDDYAKRLSLVGPVGWSGDVYHSSNFKQLNEEEKGRVFLSEKERKDRNYVAMTGIGQHEVRATPLAVANMMATIARGGDKEMVRAVSKIEYKNGTTMIDFKEKDLPGEKISPYTAMKLQRLVREVVLNPNGTGRWFQNLPYDVAGKSGTAETGKYENGKQLHNKWFAGYFPYDHPKYALVTVNLDVFDDEGGVNQLFTDMVKMLYVNDR, from the coding sequence ATGTGGAAAAGACGAGCTAGAGGATGGCTATTCATTTGTATTATTTGTTTGTCGTTGTTATTAGGTCGTTTGATGGAGATCCAGATATTTTCAACCACAACTTTTTCAAAACACAATATTAACTTATTTGAGCAAAGTGTGAAACAACGTTCACAAGAATTAGTGGTCGATAATGGAAGAGGAAATTTTCTTGATCGTAACGGTGAGGGACTAACACACAAAAAAGCATCCGTTCTTGTCCTCTTCCCTTTTTTGAAAAATATGAAATGGGATATAGGCAAGGTAGCGAAAATTACTGGCTTTTCAGAGCAATTAGTGAAGGTGGCTGTCGATAAGGCGAAAAAACCATTTGCGCTCGGTGAACCGAATCCATTTGAATTAACCACTTCACAAATGGAACAACTTAATGCATTGAAAATTCCGGGCGTATTTGCAATTGAAAAAAATATGGAAAGGTCACATATCCCTTCTGAGCAGTTACTAGGCCTTATCGGTGAAAATTCAAGGCTCTTAAATAAACGCTATCCAAATAAAAAGCTATCAGATAAAACGTTAATTGGTGTATCTGGTCTTGAGGCGAGCTTCGATGAATTTCTTTTACCTGAAGGTAAATCTAAGCTAATTTATCATGTTGATGGTGATGGAGCTCCTCTGTTTGGAGTAAATGTCAGGTATGTTGACCCAGCCAATCCATTTTATCCAGCAAATGTTCGTACGACAATTGATCGAAACATACAGGAACGTGCGGAAGATCTAGTAGATAGGTATAAAATTCAAAAGGGCGGACTGGTTTTACTTAATCTACAAGACAATAGTATTTTAGCAATGGTTTCGCGCCCAAAAATTGATAAAAGGAATCCATACAGTGGAATTGGCATGACAAACGAGATGCTGAATCAACAAATTATGGGGTCAGTCTTTAAAACCGTTGTAGCTGCTGCTGCTATAGACCATAACCTTGATGGGGTATCACGCCGCTTTGATTGCAGCAAAAAAATAAATGGTAAACCAGAATTAAAGTATAATTATGGAATGCTTGACTTTACAGATAGCTTTGCAAGAAGTTGCAATCATACATTTGGGCAACTTGCCCAGGAATTATCAGATATTGACCCGGAACTTTTAGATGATTATGCAAAAAGACTTTCTTTGGTTGGACCAGTCGGCTGGAGTGGAGATGTATACCACTCAAGTAATTTTAAACAACTAAACGAAGAAGAGAAAGGAAGGGTGTTTTTATCTGAGAAAGAGCGAAAGGATCGTAATTATGTTGCCATGACAGGAATTGGACAACACGAAGTAAGGGCGACACCTTTAGCGGTAGCTAATATGATGGCAACTATTGCAAGAGGTGGGGACAAAGAAATGGTACGAGCAGTTTCAAAAATTGAGTATAAAAATGGCACCACTATGATAGATTTTAAAGAAAAGGACTTACCAGGGGAAAAAATCTCTCCTTATACAGCTATGAAGCTTCAAAGGCTAGTAAGGGAAGTTGTACTGAATCCCAATGGTACAGGGAGATGGTTTCAAAATCTGCCATATGATGTAGCTGGCAAATCAGGGACAGCTGAAACAGGAAAATATGAGAATGGAAAACAATTGCATAATAAATGGTTTGCAGGTTATTTTCCATATGATCATCCCAAATATGCACTTGTTACTGTCAATTTAGATGTTTTTGATGATGAGGGAGGGGTAAATCAGTTATTTACAGATATGGTTAAAATGCTCTATGTCAATGACCGATAG